A genomic window from Brassica oleracea var. oleracea cultivar TO1000 chromosome C8, BOL, whole genome shotgun sequence includes:
- the LOC106307416 gene encoding BTB/POZ domain-containing protein At2g24240 yields MIEDYFLGKNKKKKKSSHLLSVQNLEFILLTSMGNSKDRIKFNVGGRIFETTSTTLANAGHDSFFGALFDDDWNLSPPKEDLFIDRNPDCFAVLLDLLRTGDLNVPANIPERLLHREASFYGLLHHVRTAKWGPFDGNRLRLSDSVKGIAPGDGTAVRAGPDGGCCVAHGSVVHVFDWMLEEHCPINLDYQRVNDVGWIDSDNIVLSACEKLGRGDGGMGLFSSSTGDLRYKFQVCHENQVKSYTAGALSFNQDYKIFSSCKGRSNEYGVGVWDQITGKQTDFFYESPGWSLGDADKLQWLNGMNCLLVATLFPRKDNCYISLLDFRDKNMVWSWSDIGSPMAIDEKRVRDAIAMEDSNSICVVNEFEDLGFIDLRMYGGSVRWSSRSRLMKSKMPDEPCYPKLALHEGQLFSSMNDSISVFCGPDWVLTSRLRRSYGGSICDFSIGGDRLFALHSEENVFDVWETPPSPII; encoded by the coding sequence ATGATTGAAGATTACTTTCTCGGAAAAAACAAAAAGAAAAAAAAAAGCTCTCACCTTTTATCTGTTCAAAATCTTGAATTCATCCTTCTTACATCGATGGGTAACTCAAAAGACAGGATCAAATTCAACGTTGGCGGTCGAATCTTCGAAACGACGTCAACGACCCTCGCGAACGCAGGTCACGATTCCTTCTTCGGGGCCTTGTTCGACGACGACTGGAACCTCTCCCCTCCCAAAGAAGATCTTTTCATCGACAGAAACCCAGATTGCTTCGCCGTCCTCCTCGATCTCCTCCGCACCGGAGACCTCAACGTCCCCGCGAACATCCCGGAGCGCCTCCTCCACAGAGAAGCCTCCTTCTACGGCCTCCTCCACCACGTACGCACCGCTAAATGGGGCCCGTTCGACGGCAACCGTCTTCGATTATCCGATTCCGTCAAAGGAATCGCTCCCGGAGACGGAACCGCCGTCAGGGCCGGCCCTGACGGCGGCTGCTGCGTCGCGCACGGGAGCGTGGTCCACGTGTTTGACTGGATGCTGGAAGAGCATTGTCCGATAAACCTCGATTACCAGAGGGTTAACGACGTCGGCTGGATTGATTCGGACAACATCGTGTTGTCTGCTTGCGAGAAGCTGGGGAGGGGAGACGGAGGCATGGGTCTGTTCAGCTCCTCCACCGGCGATCTCCGGTATAAGTTTCAGGTATGTCACGAGAATCAAGTCAAGAGTTATACAGCTGGAGCTTTGAGTTTTAATCAGGACTATAAGATCTTCTCGAGCTGCAAAGGTAGGAGTAATGAGTACGGAGTCGGAGTTTGGGATCAGATAACCGGAAAGCAAACCGATTTCTTCTACGAGAGTCCCGGCTGGTCGCTTGGCGACGCGGACAAGCTTCAGTGGCTGAACGGTATGAACTGTCTTCTTGTCGCCACGTTGTTTCCAAGAAAAGACAACTGTTACATTAGTCTGTTGGATTTTCGAGACAAGAACATGGTTTGGTCTTGGTCGGATATTGGCTCTCCTATGGCGATAGATGAGAAGAGGGTGAGGGATGCGATAGCTATGGAAGATAGCAACTCTATCTGTGTGGTGAATGAGTTTGAGGATTTGGGGTTTATTGATCTGAGGATGTACGGGGGAAGCGTGAGGTGGAGTTCGAGAAGCAGGTTGATGAAAAGCAAGATGCCTGACGAGCCTTGTTACCCGAAACTGGCGTTGCATGAAGGCCAGCTTTTCTCTTCGATGAATGATTCCATCTCTGTGTTTTGTGGGCCTGATTGGGTGTTAACCTCTAGGCTAAGGAGAAGCTATGGTGGCTCGATCTGTGATTTCTCCATTGGTGGGGATCGGCTTTTCGCATTGCATAGCGAAGAGAATGTGTTTGATGTGTGGGAGACTCCACCTTCTCCGATCATCTGA